A genomic segment from Glycine soja cultivar W05 chromosome 20, ASM419377v2, whole genome shotgun sequence encodes:
- the LOC114403623 gene encoding uncharacterized protein LOC114403623 isoform X2 — protein sequence MEPSKNNAQSEEDDTVALRRKRARRVSFADNEITSVHVFSRDDDDDSTSSPSEPPSSSNPSILGFFRDLASDSDDDEQPKLEDEAEAAANSFLRPVGSPSPGGSITADYDDDDDFGGPVSAHFVRPDRLSDSGVLEDITMDSMAFSLHYQSLAGSDSGDIKTRQFVRLGTPSSQGSYMELTEATKRPAEVVLDANSAGKDSNDMSIEVDHQMSFGYDIPSPAFDAAAAILAEEGAPKESPHHSLEGSVVSPVTHLHQIQPSDSSIKENKEFNVGVIEIMPVCRQLDFDNGNRGTPLRVDEDKGMVSDTDHKSDQVIQNPIHRFTPLSLSGRKQLVMRSPDSSRHDGNITQPLVQSGLFVPEVHVAHGATPSSVHISILKMKTLEATPAISVLKEGMDRLKARLSKFSPGFSLSNKKYCEYKHDETRQTPLGEKLFSLTPDSNVYKGLVDGNEHGIQSNKNICKSSQNEETLDAKIDEENLSLISAHVSYNDENPKVVEMGASPSQMTHLTKVVDVDLADRTVEKGKDEILVPSPPIQEVTPQLCSLQDPPSMQDLSPKGNLDGHGLDNSYHSVLQVAQSHLTKSGISISSGKKLQDSPNMQNLSPKSNLDGHDNSYHSVLQVAQSPLTKSGISISSGKKLQDSPNMQNLSTKSNLYGHGLDNSYHSVLQVAQSPLTKSGISISSGKKLQDSPNVQDLSPKSNLDGHGLHNSYHSALQVAQSPLTKSGINISSGKKRKGVEIRSNGDNIDKIGRIGRSPEVHKSGNGDLQLLSEQTGSMRSEREKLGDQTLNDGDLILKKFLARTNQLLPPSVDKLNLRSISRLEDILVHLHKVKKKESLCSEIQSQLKITDPLNILRDKRVAETRTLLYDIAYEKAKLQLLHVKHDKLQKKVQQVSSQKVLEKKQELEILESKAKSWSEFLHSHCMMEGYQSYTNTIKAVSGYLQQRKSCKSIRQNLKLWEIEDFERKDGCYKVCLNYCGYLTQRFTVNTGQSSIIISNSLNDVNIGKTFPNLDGISAFVFVLHPHTTKKCTGSSIMARETQITSSLVSNLLDVVEEVQSAQIEFRNLVAAKFYSHSVQCLDLQLSFIDFCSGRRVEVTFDITCLKCGVYPAEVLPSQIHDPSSGEQKSLPSSLLDEIRTAAESVRVGYSRIIRLCRCISQVVQASTKSR from the exons ATGGAGCCTTCAAAGAACAACGCCCAATCGGAAGAAGACGACACCGTGGCGCTGAGGAGGAAGCGGGCGCGGCGCGTGAGCTTCGCGGACAACGAAATCACCTCCGTCCACGTCTTCAGCCGCGACGACGACGACGATTCCACTTCCTCTCCCTCCGAACCCCCTTCTTCCTCCAATCCCTCCATCCTAGGGTTTTTCCGCGACCTCGCCTCCGACAGCGACGATGACGAACAACCGAAACTCGAAGACGAAGCCGAAGCCGCCGCAAACTCCTTCCTCCGCCCTGTCGGATCCCCCTCCCCTGGCGGCAGCATCACCGCCGACT ATGATGACGATGATGATTTTGGCGGTCCGGTGTCGGCACATTTTGTCCGACCGGATCGGCTATCGGACTCCGGTGTTTTGGAAGACATCACGATGGACTCGATGGCTTTCTCACTGCACTACCAGAGTCTTGCTGGCTCAGACTCCGGCGACATCAAGACGCGCCAGTTCGTCAGGCTTGGAACTCCAAGCTCTCAGGGAAGTTACATGGAGCTCACGGAGGCGACAAAGAGGCCTGCCGAAGTGGTACTCGACGCAAATAGTGCCGGCAAAGACTCCAACGACATGAGCATTGAGGTAGACCACCAAATGAGTTTTGGCTATGACATACCCTCTCCTGCGTTTGATGCTGCTGCTGCAATTTTGGCAGAAGAAGGAGCACCTAAGGAATCACCACATCACAGCTTGGAAGGTTCGGTTGTTTCACCAGTCACTCACCTTCACCAGATACAGCCTTCTGATTCTTCAATCAAG gaaAATAAAGAGTTTAATGTTGGTGTAATTGAGATCATGCCAGTTTGTAGACAACTGGACTTTGATAATGGTAATAGAGGAACACCACTGAGGGTGGATGAAGACAAAGGAATGGTGTCGGACACCGATCATAAGTCTGATCAAGTAATCCAAAATCCAATACACAGGTTTACACCATTGTCACTGTCTGGAAGAAAACAATTAGTTATGAGGTCTCCTGATTCATCCAGGCATGATGGAAATATAACTCAACCTTTAGTGCAATCTGGGTTGTTTGTTCCAGAGGTCCATGTTGCACATGGTGCAACTCCATCTTCTGTACATATAAGCATTTTGAAGATGAAAACTCTGGAGGCTACTCCTGCCATTTCAGTTCTCAAAGAAGGAATGGACAGATTGAAAGCTAGATTATCAAAATTCTCTCCTGGATTTTCTctgtcaaataaaaaatattgtgaatACAAGCATGATGAAACACGCCAAACTCCTTTAGGGGAAAAACTGTTTAGTTTAACTCCAGATAGTAACGTGTATAAAGGCTTGGTTGATGGCAATGAACATGGAATTcagtctaataaaaatatttgcaaGTCAAGTCAAAATGAAGAGACTCTGGATGCCAAAATAGATGAGGAAAACTTAAGTTTGATTTCAGCTCATGTTTCTTACAATGATGAAAATCCTAAGGTTGTGGAAATGGGAGCTTCTCCCTCACAGATGACTCATTTAACGAAGGTGGTAGATGTGGACCTGGCAGATCGCACAGTTGAGAAAGGGAAAGATGAAATTCTTGTTCCAAGTCCTCCTATCCAAGAGGTAACACCTCAGTTGTGTTCCTTGCAAGACCCACCCAGTATGCAAGACTTGTCTCCCAAGGGTAACTTAGATGGTCATGGTCTTGATAACAGCTACCATTCAGTACTCCAAGTAGCTCAGAGCCATCTTACCAAATCAGGTATTAGTATTTCTTCTGGGAAGAAACTGCAAGACTCACCCAATATGCAAAATTTGTCTCCCAAGAGTAACTTAGATGGTCATGATAACAGCTACCATTCAGTACTCCAAGTTGCTCAGAGCCCTCTTACCAAATCAGGTATTAGTATTTCTTCTGGGAAGAAACTGCAAGACTCACCCAATATGCAAAACTTGTCTACCAAGAGTAACTTATATGGTCATGGTCTTGATAACAGCTACCATTCAGTACTCCAAGTAGCTCAGAGCCCTCTTACCAAATCAGGTATTAGTATTTCTTCTGGGAAGAAACTGCAAGACTCACCCAATGTGCAAGACTTGTCTCCCAAGAGTAACTTAGATGGTCATGGTCTTCATAACAGCTACCATTCAGCACTCCAAGTAGCTCAGAGCCCTCTTACCAAATCAGGTATTAATATTTCTTctgggaagaaaagaaaaggtgtCGAGATACGAAGCAATGGAGACAATATAGATAAAATTGGGAGGATTGGCAGAAGTCCAGAGGTTCATAAAAGTGGGAATGGTGACCTACAGTTACTTTCAGAGCAAACAGGTTCTATGAGAAGTGAAAGAGAGAAGCTTGGAGATCAGACTTTGAATGATGGGGATCTT ATTCTTAAAAAATTCTTAGCCAGAACAAATCAGTTGCTACCTCCTTCAGTTGATAAGCTAAATTTGAGATCG ATTAGCAGGTTGGAAGATATTTTGGTTCATCTGCATAAAGTTAAGAAGAAAGAGAGTCTTTGTTCAGAAATTCAATCTCAG ctCAAAATAACTGATCCTCTAAACATTCTTAGAGACAAGAG AGTTGCTGAAACAAGAACATTGCTGTATGATATAGCATATGAGAAGGCaaaattacaattattgcatgTGAAACATGACAAATTGCAG AAAAAGGTACAACAG GTTTCTTCCCAAAAAGTATTGGAAAAGAAGCAGGAGCTTGAAATTTTGGAATCAAAAGCAAAATCCTGGAGTGAATTCTTACATAGCCATTGCATGATGGAAGGATATCAAAGCTATACCAACACCATTAAAGCTGTTTCTGGTTATTTGCAGCAGAGAAAATCTTGCAAGTCTATACGCCAGAATTTGAAG TTGTGGGAAATTGAAGATTTTGAGCGCAAGGATGGTTGTTACAAAGTTTGTCTCAACTATTGTGGTTATCTAACCCAAAG GTTCACAGTAAATACTGGTCAATCtagtataataatatcaaatagCTTGAATGATGTGAATATCGGGAAG ACCTTCCCTAACTTGGATGGCATTTCTGCATTTGTGTTTGTCTTGCATCCTCACACCACAAAGAAATGCACTGGTTCAAGCATTATGGCCAGAGAAACACAG ATAACAAGTTCACTGGTAAGTAACTTGCTAGATGTGGTTGAGGAGGTTCAATCAGCTCAGATAGAGTTTAGAAATTTGGTCGCTGCAAAGTTCTATTCTCATTCAG TTCAGTGCCTTGATTTGCAGCTGTCCTTCATTGATTTCTGTAGTGGGAGGAGGGTGGAAGTGACCTTTGATATAACATGCTTAAAATG TGGGGTCTATCCTGCTGAGGTCCTTCCATCTCAAATACATGATCCTTCCAGTGGGGAACAAAAGTCTCTGCCTTCATCGCTTTtagatgaaatcagaactgCTGCAGAGAGTGTGAGAGTTGGATATTCAAGAATTATTAGGCTTTGTAGATGTATTTCCCAGGTAGTTCAGGCTTCTACAAAAAGCAGATGA
- the LOC114403623 gene encoding uncharacterized protein LOC114403623 isoform X1, producing MEPSKNNAQSEEDDTVALRRKRARRVSFADNEITSVHVFSRDDDDDSTSSPSEPPSSSNPSILGFFRDLASDSDDDEQPKLEDEAEAAANSFLRPVGSPSPGGSITADYDDDDDFGGPVSAHFVRPDRLSDSGVLEDITMDSMAFSLHYQSLAGSDSGDIKTRQFVRLGTPSSQGSYMELTEATKRPAEVVLDANSAGKDSNDMSIEVDHQMSFGYDIPSPAFDAAAAILAEEGAPKESPHHSLEGSVVSPVTHLHQIQPSDSSIKENKEFNVGVIEIMPVCRQLDFDNGNRGTPLRVDEDKGMVSDTDHKSDQVIQNPIHRFTPLSLSGRKQLVMRSPDSSRHDGNITQPLVQSGLFVPEVHVAHGATPSSVHISILKMKTLEATPAISVLKEGMDRLKARLSKFSPGFSLSNKKYCEYKHDETRQTPLGEKLFSLTPDSNVYKGLVDGNEHGIQSNKNICKSSQNEETLDAKIDEENLSLISAHVSYNDENPKVVEMGASPSQMTHLTKVVDVDLADRTVEKGKDEILVPSPPIQEVTPQLCSLQDPPSMQDLSPKGNLDGHGLDNSYHSVLQVAQSHLTKSGISISSGKKLQDSPNMQNLSPKSNLDGHDNSYHSVLQVAQSPLTKSGISISSGKKLQDSPNMQNLSTKSNLYGHGLDNSYHSVLQVAQSPLTKSGISISSGKKLQDSPNVQDLSPKSNLDGHGLHNSYHSALQVAQSPLTKSGINISSGKKRKGVEIRSNGDNIDKIGRIGRSPEVHKSGNGDLQLLSEQTGSMRSEREKLGDQTLNDGDLILKKFLARTNQLLPPSVDKLNLRSISRLEDILVHLHKVKKKESLCSEIQSQLKITDPLNILRDKRVAETRTLLYDIAYEKAKLQLLHVKHDKLQKKVQQVSSGLQECETIKLNSIPSSSKSGAMDTQADDSRWQGKCRVSSQKVLEKKQELEILESKAKSWSEFLHSHCMMEGYQSYTNTIKAVSGYLQQRKSCKSIRQNLKLWEIEDFERKDGCYKVCLNYCGYLTQRFTVNTGQSSIIISNSLNDVNIGKTFPNLDGISAFVFVLHPHTTKKCTGSSIMARETQITSSLVSNLLDVVEEVQSAQIEFRNLVAAKFYSHSVQCLDLQLSFIDFCSGRRVEVTFDITCLKCGVYPAEVLPSQIHDPSSGEQKSLPSSLLDEIRTAAESVRVGYSRIIRLCRCISQVVQASTKSR from the exons ATGGAGCCTTCAAAGAACAACGCCCAATCGGAAGAAGACGACACCGTGGCGCTGAGGAGGAAGCGGGCGCGGCGCGTGAGCTTCGCGGACAACGAAATCACCTCCGTCCACGTCTTCAGCCGCGACGACGACGACGATTCCACTTCCTCTCCCTCCGAACCCCCTTCTTCCTCCAATCCCTCCATCCTAGGGTTTTTCCGCGACCTCGCCTCCGACAGCGACGATGACGAACAACCGAAACTCGAAGACGAAGCCGAAGCCGCCGCAAACTCCTTCCTCCGCCCTGTCGGATCCCCCTCCCCTGGCGGCAGCATCACCGCCGACT ATGATGACGATGATGATTTTGGCGGTCCGGTGTCGGCACATTTTGTCCGACCGGATCGGCTATCGGACTCCGGTGTTTTGGAAGACATCACGATGGACTCGATGGCTTTCTCACTGCACTACCAGAGTCTTGCTGGCTCAGACTCCGGCGACATCAAGACGCGCCAGTTCGTCAGGCTTGGAACTCCAAGCTCTCAGGGAAGTTACATGGAGCTCACGGAGGCGACAAAGAGGCCTGCCGAAGTGGTACTCGACGCAAATAGTGCCGGCAAAGACTCCAACGACATGAGCATTGAGGTAGACCACCAAATGAGTTTTGGCTATGACATACCCTCTCCTGCGTTTGATGCTGCTGCTGCAATTTTGGCAGAAGAAGGAGCACCTAAGGAATCACCACATCACAGCTTGGAAGGTTCGGTTGTTTCACCAGTCACTCACCTTCACCAGATACAGCCTTCTGATTCTTCAATCAAG gaaAATAAAGAGTTTAATGTTGGTGTAATTGAGATCATGCCAGTTTGTAGACAACTGGACTTTGATAATGGTAATAGAGGAACACCACTGAGGGTGGATGAAGACAAAGGAATGGTGTCGGACACCGATCATAAGTCTGATCAAGTAATCCAAAATCCAATACACAGGTTTACACCATTGTCACTGTCTGGAAGAAAACAATTAGTTATGAGGTCTCCTGATTCATCCAGGCATGATGGAAATATAACTCAACCTTTAGTGCAATCTGGGTTGTTTGTTCCAGAGGTCCATGTTGCACATGGTGCAACTCCATCTTCTGTACATATAAGCATTTTGAAGATGAAAACTCTGGAGGCTACTCCTGCCATTTCAGTTCTCAAAGAAGGAATGGACAGATTGAAAGCTAGATTATCAAAATTCTCTCCTGGATTTTCTctgtcaaataaaaaatattgtgaatACAAGCATGATGAAACACGCCAAACTCCTTTAGGGGAAAAACTGTTTAGTTTAACTCCAGATAGTAACGTGTATAAAGGCTTGGTTGATGGCAATGAACATGGAATTcagtctaataaaaatatttgcaaGTCAAGTCAAAATGAAGAGACTCTGGATGCCAAAATAGATGAGGAAAACTTAAGTTTGATTTCAGCTCATGTTTCTTACAATGATGAAAATCCTAAGGTTGTGGAAATGGGAGCTTCTCCCTCACAGATGACTCATTTAACGAAGGTGGTAGATGTGGACCTGGCAGATCGCACAGTTGAGAAAGGGAAAGATGAAATTCTTGTTCCAAGTCCTCCTATCCAAGAGGTAACACCTCAGTTGTGTTCCTTGCAAGACCCACCCAGTATGCAAGACTTGTCTCCCAAGGGTAACTTAGATGGTCATGGTCTTGATAACAGCTACCATTCAGTACTCCAAGTAGCTCAGAGCCATCTTACCAAATCAGGTATTAGTATTTCTTCTGGGAAGAAACTGCAAGACTCACCCAATATGCAAAATTTGTCTCCCAAGAGTAACTTAGATGGTCATGATAACAGCTACCATTCAGTACTCCAAGTTGCTCAGAGCCCTCTTACCAAATCAGGTATTAGTATTTCTTCTGGGAAGAAACTGCAAGACTCACCCAATATGCAAAACTTGTCTACCAAGAGTAACTTATATGGTCATGGTCTTGATAACAGCTACCATTCAGTACTCCAAGTAGCTCAGAGCCCTCTTACCAAATCAGGTATTAGTATTTCTTCTGGGAAGAAACTGCAAGACTCACCCAATGTGCAAGACTTGTCTCCCAAGAGTAACTTAGATGGTCATGGTCTTCATAACAGCTACCATTCAGCACTCCAAGTAGCTCAGAGCCCTCTTACCAAATCAGGTATTAATATTTCTTctgggaagaaaagaaaaggtgtCGAGATACGAAGCAATGGAGACAATATAGATAAAATTGGGAGGATTGGCAGAAGTCCAGAGGTTCATAAAAGTGGGAATGGTGACCTACAGTTACTTTCAGAGCAAACAGGTTCTATGAGAAGTGAAAGAGAGAAGCTTGGAGATCAGACTTTGAATGATGGGGATCTT ATTCTTAAAAAATTCTTAGCCAGAACAAATCAGTTGCTACCTCCTTCAGTTGATAAGCTAAATTTGAGATCG ATTAGCAGGTTGGAAGATATTTTGGTTCATCTGCATAAAGTTAAGAAGAAAGAGAGTCTTTGTTCAGAAATTCAATCTCAG ctCAAAATAACTGATCCTCTAAACATTCTTAGAGACAAGAG AGTTGCTGAAACAAGAACATTGCTGTATGATATAGCATATGAGAAGGCaaaattacaattattgcatgTGAAACATGACAAATTGCAG AAAAAGGTACAACAGGTAAGCTCTGGGCTTCAGGAGTGTgagacaataaaattaaattccatCCCATCTTCATCTAAAAGTGGTGCAATGGACACTCAAGCTGATGATAGTCGTTGGCAGGGAAAATGCCGG GTTTCTTCCCAAAAAGTATTGGAAAAGAAGCAGGAGCTTGAAATTTTGGAATCAAAAGCAAAATCCTGGAGTGAATTCTTACATAGCCATTGCATGATGGAAGGATATCAAAGCTATACCAACACCATTAAAGCTGTTTCTGGTTATTTGCAGCAGAGAAAATCTTGCAAGTCTATACGCCAGAATTTGAAG TTGTGGGAAATTGAAGATTTTGAGCGCAAGGATGGTTGTTACAAAGTTTGTCTCAACTATTGTGGTTATCTAACCCAAAG GTTCACAGTAAATACTGGTCAATCtagtataataatatcaaatagCTTGAATGATGTGAATATCGGGAAG ACCTTCCCTAACTTGGATGGCATTTCTGCATTTGTGTTTGTCTTGCATCCTCACACCACAAAGAAATGCACTGGTTCAAGCATTATGGCCAGAGAAACACAG ATAACAAGTTCACTGGTAAGTAACTTGCTAGATGTGGTTGAGGAGGTTCAATCAGCTCAGATAGAGTTTAGAAATTTGGTCGCTGCAAAGTTCTATTCTCATTCAG TTCAGTGCCTTGATTTGCAGCTGTCCTTCATTGATTTCTGTAGTGGGAGGAGGGTGGAAGTGACCTTTGATATAACATGCTTAAAATG TGGGGTCTATCCTGCTGAGGTCCTTCCATCTCAAATACATGATCCTTCCAGTGGGGAACAAAAGTCTCTGCCTTCATCGCTTTtagatgaaatcagaactgCTGCAGAGAGTGTGAGAGTTGGATATTCAAGAATTATTAGGCTTTGTAGATGTATTTCCCAGGTAGTTCAGGCTTCTACAAAAAGCAGATGA
- the LOC114403623 gene encoding uncharacterized protein LOC114403623 isoform X3 translates to MTNNRNSKTKPKPPQTPSSALSDPPPLAAASPPTLSETTQIFHRERPRCNVFQTIKDDDDDDFGGPVSAHFVRPDRLSDSGVLEDITMDSMAFSLHYQSLAGSDSGDIKTRQFVRLGTPSSQGSYMELTEATKRPAEVVLDANSAGKDSNDMSIEVDHQMSFGYDIPSPAFDAAAAILAEEGAPKESPHHSLEGSVVSPVTHLHQIQPSDSSIKENKEFNVGVIEIMPVCRQLDFDNGNRGTPLRVDEDKGMVSDTDHKSDQVIQNPIHRFTPLSLSGRKQLVMRSPDSSRHDGNITQPLVQSGLFVPEVHVAHGATPSSVHISILKMKTLEATPAISVLKEGMDRLKARLSKFSPGFSLSNKKYCEYKHDETRQTPLGEKLFSLTPDSNVYKGLVDGNEHGIQSNKNICKSSQNEETLDAKIDEENLSLISAHVSYNDENPKVVEMGASPSQMTHLTKVVDVDLADRTVEKGKDEILVPSPPIQEVTPQLCSLQDPPSMQDLSPKGNLDGHGLDNSYHSVLQVAQSHLTKSGISISSGKKLQDSPNMQNLSPKSNLDGHDNSYHSVLQVAQSPLTKSGISISSGKKLQDSPNMQNLSTKSNLYGHGLDNSYHSVLQVAQSPLTKSGISISSGKKLQDSPNVQDLSPKSNLDGHGLHNSYHSALQVAQSPLTKSGINISSGKKRKGVEIRSNGDNIDKIGRIGRSPEVHKSGNGDLQLLSEQTGSMRSEREKLGDQTLNDGDLILKKFLARTNQLLPPSVDKLNLRSISRLEDILVHLHKVKKKESLCSEIQSQLKITDPLNILRDKRVAETRTLLYDIAYEKAKLQLLHVKHDKLQKKVQQVSSGLQECETIKLNSIPSSSKSGAMDTQADDSRWQGKCRVSSQKVLEKKQELEILESKAKSWSEFLHSHCMMEGYQSYTNTIKAVSGYLQQRKSCKSIRQNLKLWEIEDFERKDGCYKVCLNYCGYLTQRFTVNTGQSSIIISNSLNDVNIGKTFPNLDGISAFVFVLHPHTTKKCTGSSIMARETQITSSLVSNLLDVVEEVQSAQIEFRNLVAAKFYSHSVQCLDLQLSFIDFCSGRRVEVTFDITCLKCGVYPAEVLPSQIHDPSSGEQKSLPSSLLDEIRTAAESVRVGYSRIIRLCRCISQVVQASTKSR, encoded by the exons ATGACGAACAACCGAAACTCGAAGACGAAGCCGAAGCCGCCGCAAACTCCTTCCTCCGCCCTGTCGGATCCCCCTCCCCTGGCGGCAGCATCACCGCCGACT TTAAGCGAGACTACACAAATTTTCCATAGAGAGAGGCCGCGGTGTaatgtttttcaaacaattaaag ATGATGACGATGATGATTTTGGCGGTCCGGTGTCGGCACATTTTGTCCGACCGGATCGGCTATCGGACTCCGGTGTTTTGGAAGACATCACGATGGACTCGATGGCTTTCTCACTGCACTACCAGAGTCTTGCTGGCTCAGACTCCGGCGACATCAAGACGCGCCAGTTCGTCAGGCTTGGAACTCCAAGCTCTCAGGGAAGTTACATGGAGCTCACGGAGGCGACAAAGAGGCCTGCCGAAGTGGTACTCGACGCAAATAGTGCCGGCAAAGACTCCAACGACATGAGCATTGAGGTAGACCACCAAATGAGTTTTGGCTATGACATACCCTCTCCTGCGTTTGATGCTGCTGCTGCAATTTTGGCAGAAGAAGGAGCACCTAAGGAATCACCACATCACAGCTTGGAAGGTTCGGTTGTTTCACCAGTCACTCACCTTCACCAGATACAGCCTTCTGATTCTTCAATCAAG gaaAATAAAGAGTTTAATGTTGGTGTAATTGAGATCATGCCAGTTTGTAGACAACTGGACTTTGATAATGGTAATAGAGGAACACCACTGAGGGTGGATGAAGACAAAGGAATGGTGTCGGACACCGATCATAAGTCTGATCAAGTAATCCAAAATCCAATACACAGGTTTACACCATTGTCACTGTCTGGAAGAAAACAATTAGTTATGAGGTCTCCTGATTCATCCAGGCATGATGGAAATATAACTCAACCTTTAGTGCAATCTGGGTTGTTTGTTCCAGAGGTCCATGTTGCACATGGTGCAACTCCATCTTCTGTACATATAAGCATTTTGAAGATGAAAACTCTGGAGGCTACTCCTGCCATTTCAGTTCTCAAAGAAGGAATGGACAGATTGAAAGCTAGATTATCAAAATTCTCTCCTGGATTTTCTctgtcaaataaaaaatattgtgaatACAAGCATGATGAAACACGCCAAACTCCTTTAGGGGAAAAACTGTTTAGTTTAACTCCAGATAGTAACGTGTATAAAGGCTTGGTTGATGGCAATGAACATGGAATTcagtctaataaaaatatttgcaaGTCAAGTCAAAATGAAGAGACTCTGGATGCCAAAATAGATGAGGAAAACTTAAGTTTGATTTCAGCTCATGTTTCTTACAATGATGAAAATCCTAAGGTTGTGGAAATGGGAGCTTCTCCCTCACAGATGACTCATTTAACGAAGGTGGTAGATGTGGACCTGGCAGATCGCACAGTTGAGAAAGGGAAAGATGAAATTCTTGTTCCAAGTCCTCCTATCCAAGAGGTAACACCTCAGTTGTGTTCCTTGCAAGACCCACCCAGTATGCAAGACTTGTCTCCCAAGGGTAACTTAGATGGTCATGGTCTTGATAACAGCTACCATTCAGTACTCCAAGTAGCTCAGAGCCATCTTACCAAATCAGGTATTAGTATTTCTTCTGGGAAGAAACTGCAAGACTCACCCAATATGCAAAATTTGTCTCCCAAGAGTAACTTAGATGGTCATGATAACAGCTACCATTCAGTACTCCAAGTTGCTCAGAGCCCTCTTACCAAATCAGGTATTAGTATTTCTTCTGGGAAGAAACTGCAAGACTCACCCAATATGCAAAACTTGTCTACCAAGAGTAACTTATATGGTCATGGTCTTGATAACAGCTACCATTCAGTACTCCAAGTAGCTCAGAGCCCTCTTACCAAATCAGGTATTAGTATTTCTTCTGGGAAGAAACTGCAAGACTCACCCAATGTGCAAGACTTGTCTCCCAAGAGTAACTTAGATGGTCATGGTCTTCATAACAGCTACCATTCAGCACTCCAAGTAGCTCAGAGCCCTCTTACCAAATCAGGTATTAATATTTCTTctgggaagaaaagaaaaggtgtCGAGATACGAAGCAATGGAGACAATATAGATAAAATTGGGAGGATTGGCAGAAGTCCAGAGGTTCATAAAAGTGGGAATGGTGACCTACAGTTACTTTCAGAGCAAACAGGTTCTATGAGAAGTGAAAGAGAGAAGCTTGGAGATCAGACTTTGAATGATGGGGATCTT ATTCTTAAAAAATTCTTAGCCAGAACAAATCAGTTGCTACCTCCTTCAGTTGATAAGCTAAATTTGAGATCG ATTAGCAGGTTGGAAGATATTTTGGTTCATCTGCATAAAGTTAAGAAGAAAGAGAGTCTTTGTTCAGAAATTCAATCTCAG ctCAAAATAACTGATCCTCTAAACATTCTTAGAGACAAGAG AGTTGCTGAAACAAGAACATTGCTGTATGATATAGCATATGAGAAGGCaaaattacaattattgcatgTGAAACATGACAAATTGCAG AAAAAGGTACAACAGGTAAGCTCTGGGCTTCAGGAGTGTgagacaataaaattaaattccatCCCATCTTCATCTAAAAGTGGTGCAATGGACACTCAAGCTGATGATAGTCGTTGGCAGGGAAAATGCCGG GTTTCTTCCCAAAAAGTATTGGAAAAGAAGCAGGAGCTTGAAATTTTGGAATCAAAAGCAAAATCCTGGAGTGAATTCTTACATAGCCATTGCATGATGGAAGGATATCAAAGCTATACCAACACCATTAAAGCTGTTTCTGGTTATTTGCAGCAGAGAAAATCTTGCAAGTCTATACGCCAGAATTTGAAG TTGTGGGAAATTGAAGATTTTGAGCGCAAGGATGGTTGTTACAAAGTTTGTCTCAACTATTGTGGTTATCTAACCCAAAG GTTCACAGTAAATACTGGTCAATCtagtataataatatcaaatagCTTGAATGATGTGAATATCGGGAAG ACCTTCCCTAACTTGGATGGCATTTCTGCATTTGTGTTTGTCTTGCATCCTCACACCACAAAGAAATGCACTGGTTCAAGCATTATGGCCAGAGAAACACAG ATAACAAGTTCACTGGTAAGTAACTTGCTAGATGTGGTTGAGGAGGTTCAATCAGCTCAGATAGAGTTTAGAAATTTGGTCGCTGCAAAGTTCTATTCTCATTCAG TTCAGTGCCTTGATTTGCAGCTGTCCTTCATTGATTTCTGTAGTGGGAGGAGGGTGGAAGTGACCTTTGATATAACATGCTTAAAATG TGGGGTCTATCCTGCTGAGGTCCTTCCATCTCAAATACATGATCCTTCCAGTGGGGAACAAAAGTCTCTGCCTTCATCGCTTTtagatgaaatcagaactgCTGCAGAGAGTGTGAGAGTTGGATATTCAAGAATTATTAGGCTTTGTAGATGTATTTCCCAGGTAGTTCAGGCTTCTACAAAAAGCAGATGA